The genomic region ATTGTTGAATGATATCCGGTGTCAGATTTAAAATCGGACCGTGTAAGATCAAATCTGGTTGTAAGATTTCACTCCAAATCATAGCTTGCTCAAATGAGTGGACTAGGAAAATATAGTTCGAGCTTAGGTTGTTCCTTATGTGTGCTAAAGCCTAACTGGGGAAGCCTCAAATGGGCTGATTTTAATTTTCCCCAGTTGGACTATTCGACTGTATCAAACAAGTATTCTTCTAAAAGGGGCTGAACCTGATTGAACTCCTCTGGAGAAAGCAGCTGGGGTTTACCACTCTGAGTTTTTCTGGCAAAAAATAGGAGTGGATCAATAGGTGTGTAGATTTCGTACTCTTGGTCTTCGTAATAGAAATTGGTCAGCAGTTGTAATTGCTCTGGTTCTGTCTCTTGTTCTTCCTCACCCTCAACTTCTAGGGTCAAGATCTCAGATTCTTCCACTGGTGGTAGCTCACCAGTTACGGTCAAAGCGTAGGCAGTGTTTTTTAAAGTTAAATTCTGCTCAGATAGTACAGCCTGGGCAGTGCTGAAAATCCGATCAATTGTTTGATCATCTTCTACTAAAGTTGCTTCTTCTTCGTCTCCATGACCCTCCCAGGCAAAAATTTGTATGGGGGAGTCCACCGGTAAAAGCAAAATATACTCTTGACCTTCTATCTCAAAGGAATTCTCTATATAACACTCGAGCGATCGCCCTTTTTCATCTGTTAAAGTAATCAAATCAACATCAGCACGGTCATTTTCTTCGGAAAAGTCAGAGGAATACATAGTTACACAATCTAAATTTATCAATACTCAAATGCACCAGAATCATTCAACTATATGACAAGCCAAAAAGCCGAATACAGTATTGAGTAATAGTCTTGAGGATATCACCTTTAAAGGTACTAGAACAAGAAAAAATCACCCAGAGGTTATAGTTCACTTTGGTTTGGTAGATTTTGCGGAGTTCTTAACCTTCTATCGTCTAACCACTGCTGTAAAATTATGGATGCTGCTTTGCGGTCCACTAAACCTTTATTATAGGATGGTGAGCGATTTTCCGCTAGGAGCATTTGCTCAGCTTGAAAAGAGGTTAATCGCTCATCCACATGCTCCAGGGGTAACCCTAGAGCTTTAGCTAGTCTATTAGCAAACTTCTGTATTCGACGGGCTTGCTCTCCCATAGAACCATCCCCGGAGTAGGGTATACCAACAACTAAAATTTGCACTCGTCGCTTTTCTACCAGTCCCCGTATTTCCTGTAGATCTTCTACAAAGGACTTGCGTTGTATTGTAGTTATACCCGTGGCAATTAGTCCGGTACCATCGCAACCAGCAACACCGATACGCTTGCTACCCACATCTAAACCCAGAGCGGATACAAAAGATCTTGACTGGGATTCAACCACTACTCTAATTATTCTCCTGTGGTGGTTCTGATGGCTCAATTGTAAGAGCGACCATTTCTGATTTACCCATGGTTACTTCAGGAACAGGTGTCGATTTAGGAATCCAGGACATACCACCGGGAATGGGTTTACGTGCGGGTTGTAGTCCCTGAAGCACCTCCGTCCACTGAATACCTTCTAAGGAGACCAATTTGGACTCCCGGATTTTATGCCACACGGAGCGAGACATAATTAGGGTGTGTTCAATCCGCTGGGCACCAATATTCTCCAGGTATTGTTCCCTTTCGGGTTGATAATCGGATGACGCTAATTTTAGATTCTGTTGGGGAAAATCTTGAGTAATACGAGCCAATTGAGATAACAATTCTGGATATAACCAGGTGTAAGCTGGATGAACTGTTAAGGTAGCTACATGAGGACTAGTTCCTTGTCTGTCTAATTGCAATTCAAAGTAACCGATTGCCGCCTTACGCTGAGGTTCAAATACATAGGCACTCACTACCTCTGTCTCCTCTACCCATTGTTTAATAGCATTACCAATTATATCGAATAAACTAGTTTTAAAATCATGCGTGTGGCGATCAAATACCTGTCTTACCAAAGGCGGCATGGATGCCGTATCTAACTGGTACAATAGGGGCGCATCCGCATTACTAACCGGTAGGAGATTAGGTAAATCCGGCTCAGCCTGTGCTAATTCTTGTAATAGATCTGGTTTAATTTCCCAATAGGTGGTTTCCGCTAAACGCTGAAATCCATTTTGACGATAGAGTGCCAAAGCATTCACATCGTTAATGTTGACTTCTAATATCCACGTGCGAGCTTCTAAAATTGATTCAAAGCAGTGCCGTAGTAGTTGGGAACCTATGCCCAATTTATCAGCGCAGGGATCTAACATGACCTGGTCAACACGCCAAGTGCTGCGGGTGCGATTGAAAGGGGAAACCTGAATTGTGCCTAGCAACTTACGACCCCGCTCCGCTACAAATTGACGGAAACGATGTTGCCACGGGTTGGGGAAGCAGGTTAAAAATTTCAGCACTCCAAACCAGCGACCTAGCCACTGCATGGCAAAAAGACCATACTTAGGAGGGACCTCTATAGGACAATCTTGTTTCAGACGTTCAAGAGCGTCCAGATCCCTATATTGTAAGGGACGAATTATCAGTTCCAGATTTGGAGGAAGTAGTGAGTTCATTTCGATTTAAAAGGATTATATCCAGATCTAAGAAGCTGGTTTCACGCTACCAATATGAAAAAAATTGCCGAACGTTTGCCAATTATAGCACTTTTTTTGTTGAATTTTTCTTATGTTCGTTTTTTATGCCAAACCGGGGTTGGGCAATTTTCTCCTGAAAATGGTTGGTTAAAATGCTTGACGAGAGGCCATTTTTTCAAAGCAGGCTTGGGTTTGATGAAGTAATTGCTGGCGGCTATCTTGCTGAATGTGTTTTAGGGTGGGAACCAAATTGCGAGCTTGTAGGGTCATGTGTAGCTGTAAATGGGCTACGTATTCACTAATATCCTGGCTTTCATTTTCCACAGCAGTTCTTGTTAATACTTTTGATTCCATGACCACTTTTTTCTCCTTGGGCAATACCGCTAGATTTTAATACATGATCAAAACCTATCACATGGTTTTACTTAGCTTATTGATTTGCAATCAACCTTAACATTTGAGGTTATCTAGGTGGATCCCAGAATCATCCCTAGTAGGACCAAGAAACCTATGCTCACATTTTGACTAAACATTTTTCCATATTCCCGGTGGGGTAGGTTGGGATCCCTTAATCGTAGCACCTGCCAAAACCAACCAACACTAGCAATGAATAAGCTGATCCAAAAAAATATATTTAATTTTAAAGAAATAGCCTCCGCCATTAACAGTATAATAGTACCAAGGAAAAAAATACCCACAGCGTTAGGAGTCTGATCACCAAAAAATAGGGCGCTAGATTTAACGCCAATGCGCTGATCATCCAGGCGATCGCTCATGGCATAGATGGTATCAAATCCCAAAGTCCAAAGAACCGTGGCCCCCCACAAAAACCAGGTAGGTAGAGAAATATTGCCTGTGACTGCACTCCAACTAATCAAAACGGCGAAACCCCAGGCCAGAGAAAGAATTAGTTGGGGTATGGGAAATACTCGTTTAGCGCCGGGATATAGTAATATTACTGGTACAGCACTCACGGATAACCAGAAGCTCAAGGGATTAAGATAGAGGGCGAGAATAGCTGCACAAACTAGGGCAACAATTCCCACCACTACACCAACTTTCACCGAAAGAGCCCGGGAAGCCAAAGGACGATCCCGTGTTCTGTTAACCTGGGTATCAATGTCTCGATCCCATAAATCATTGATTACACAACCAGCAGCACTGGTAGCCAAACTACCTAATATAATTACTACTACTAGGATTGTGGGTGGTTTGCCATCAGCTGCCAAAAACAGGGCCCATAAAGCGGGAATCATCAAAATTAGCCTACCCTCTGGTTTATGCCACCGTAATAGTCGCATAATGACAAACCATAATGGTTTTTGATTGCTTTCTGGTGTGGTTTGCATGTTTACTAGATTTGCACTTCGAGTCTACATCTATAGAATATCCTTTTTGGAAGACTTGGCAGATCTGGAAAACTAGCTTTTTTGTCCATGTAAATTAAGAGAGAATTAAGAGACACTCATAATGGTGAATATAGTTCCTGCTAAATGGAATGTTGTACCAGTTCCACCGGTAAAGCCAAACCCAATTATTGCCTCTATTGATATTGGCACTAATTCCTTGCATATAGTCGTAGTACGTATTGATCCAACCTTACCAACTTTTACAGTGATTGCTAAGGAAAAGGAAACTGTCAGATTGGGCGATCGCAATTTGGAAACTGGTGATTTAAAACCGGAAGTGATGAAAAAGGCGATCGCCTGTTTAGGTCGTTTTCAAGAACTGGCGAAGAGTTTTGAAGCTGATAGTATTATTGCTGTAGCTACCAGTGCGGTTAGAGAGGCACCCAACGGTAGAAGTTTTTTACATCAAATAGAGATTGAGTTAGGTTTAGATGTAGACTTAATTTCTGGACAGGAGGAAGCGCGACGGATTTACTTGGGTGTGTTGTCGGGGATGGAGTTTAACCAACAACCACATATTATCATTGATATTGGAGGAGGTTCTACGGAATTAATTTTAGGTGATTCTCAGGAACCCCGGAGTTTAACTAGTACCAAAATTGGCGCGGTGCGACTAACTGGGGAATTAATTACAACCGATCCTATTGGTAATACAGAATTTCAATACTTACAGGCTTATGCTAAAGGAATGTTAGAGCGGTCTGTAGAAGATATACTTTCTAAACTGCAACCGGGTGAAATTCCTAAGCTGGTGGGAACTTCCGGGACGATTGAAACCATAGGGACCATTCATGCTAAGGAGAAAATGGGAATTGTACCTTCTACCCTTAACGGTTATTGTTTCAATCTCCACGATTTACAAACCTGGGTAACCCGTTTAAAAAGAATGACCAATGTAGAGCGATCAGCAATTTCAGGAATGCCCGATAGAAGGTCAGAAGTAATACTAGCTGGAGCAGTAATATTACAGGAAGCGATGACATTGTTGGGATTAGAAACCATAACAGTTTGTGAAAGTTCCCTGAGAGAAGGTGTAATAGTTGACTGGATGCTGACTCATGGATTTATTGCCGACCGACTACAATATCAAAGTTCTATT from Cylindrospermopsis curvispora GIHE-G1 harbors:
- a CDS encoding DUF3727 domain-containing protein, yielding MYSSDFSEENDRADVDLITLTDEKGRSLECYIENSFEIEGQEYILLLPVDSPIQIFAWEGHGDEEEATLVEDDQTIDRIFSTAQAVLSEQNLTLKNTAYALTVTGELPPVEESEILTLEVEGEEEQETEPEQLQLLTNFYYEDQEYEIYTPIDPLLFFARKTQSGKPQLLSPEEFNQVQPLLEEYLFDTVE
- the ruvX gene encoding Holliday junction resolvase RuvX translates to MVESQSRSFVSALGLDVGSKRIGVAGCDGTGLIATGITTIQRKSFVEDLQEIRGLVEKRRVQILVVGIPYSGDGSMGEQARRIQKFANRLAKALGLPLEHVDERLTSFQAEQMLLAENRSPSYNKGLVDRKAASIILQQWLDDRRLRTPQNLPNQSEL
- a CDS encoding GNAT family N-acetyltransferase; this translates as MNSLLPPNLELIIRPLQYRDLDALERLKQDCPIEVPPKYGLFAMQWLGRWFGVLKFLTCFPNPWQHRFRQFVAERGRKLLGTIQVSPFNRTRSTWRVDQVMLDPCADKLGIGSQLLRHCFESILEARTWILEVNINDVNALALYRQNGFQRLAETTYWEIKPDLLQELAQAEPDLPNLLPVSNADAPLLYQLDTASMPPLVRQVFDRHTHDFKTSLFDIIGNAIKQWVEETEVVSAYVFEPQRKAAIGYFELQLDRQGTSPHVATLTVHPAYTWLYPELLSQLARITQDFPQQNLKLASSDYQPEREQYLENIGAQRIEHTLIMSRSVWHKIRESKLVSLEGIQWTEVLQGLQPARKPIPGGMSWIPKSTPVPEVTMGKSEMVALTIEPSEPPQENN
- a CDS encoding 4-hydroxybenzoate solanesyltransferase, which translates into the protein MQTTPESNQKPLWFVIMRLLRWHKPEGRLILMIPALWALFLAADGKPPTILVVVIILGSLATSAAGCVINDLWDRDIDTQVNRTRDRPLASRALSVKVGVVVGIVALVCAAILALYLNPLSFWLSVSAVPVILLYPGAKRVFPIPQLILSLAWGFAVLISWSAVTGNISLPTWFLWGATVLWTLGFDTIYAMSDRLDDQRIGVKSSALFFGDQTPNAVGIFFLGTIILLMAEAISLKLNIFFWISLFIASVGWFWQVLRLRDPNLPHREYGKMFSQNVSIGFLVLLGMILGST
- a CDS encoding Ppx/GppA phosphatase family protein gives rise to the protein MVNIVPAKWNVVPVPPVKPNPIIASIDIGTNSLHIVVVRIDPTLPTFTVIAKEKETVRLGDRNLETGDLKPEVMKKAIACLGRFQELAKSFEADSIIAVATSAVREAPNGRSFLHQIEIELGLDVDLISGQEEARRIYLGVLSGMEFNQQPHIIIDIGGGSTELILGDSQEPRSLTSTKIGAVRLTGELITTDPIGNTEFQYLQAYAKGMLERSVEDILSKLQPGEIPKLVGTSGTIETIGTIHAKEKMGIVPSTLNGYCFNLHDLQTWVTRLKRMTNVERSAISGMPDRRSEVILAGAVILQEAMTLLGLETITVCESSLREGVIVDWMLTHGFIADRLQYQSSIRERNVLKLAQKYHINLECSQRVAEFALTLFSQTQGKLHNWGEDARELLWAGAVLHNCGHHISHSAHHKHSYYLIRNGELLGYNETEIEIIANLARYHRKSPPKKKHENFQNLTHKGHRQMVSQLSAILRVAVALDRRQIGAVGGIKCEYLPTIRQLEMVVSPSRYDDDCDLEMWSLDLKKQVFEQEFGVKLVTHLARFNR